In one window of Fusobacteria bacterium ZRK30 DNA:
- the dnaN gene encoding DNA polymerase III subunit beta, whose product MKIKINRNELIHNLSDLSLVIKDNSIRPVISGAKLEVKNNEIRFTGTTLETTIKSYLKGEIIEEGIVVFKIGLVLEYIKLLNQDEIEVSATENKLFIHNAEFTTLDSDEYPKLNILGGDSLLDIEANTLVEAFDKVLFSASMTPENLAINTIRMKLEDNKIYLITTDSYRLTHYVLESETKLNKEISIPLEGATILSKLFRGSKETLNFFIDGSQLRVKSEKLVFSIRLVDLAFPDYNAILGSMNSSKTIEMNLKELKSALKKVLTIAKRNQETKNGAYFDFNGNKLKISVSSGSAKTTQKLDTIKEGDNFKASLNVKFIEDFLNNIEKNIIIKATNASSMFILKEMDNDNYTYILMPLALRD is encoded by the coding sequence ATGAAAATCAAAATCAATAGAAACGAATTGATTCACAACCTAAGTGACTTATCTTTAGTGATTAAGGATAATTCCATAAGACCTGTAATATCAGGGGCTAAATTAGAAGTAAAAAATAATGAAATTAGATTTACCGGAACAACACTAGAAACGACTATAAAGTCATATTTAAAAGGTGAAATTATAGAGGAAGGAATTGTTGTCTTTAAAATTGGATTGGTTTTAGAATATATAAAATTATTAAATCAGGATGAGATAGAGGTCAGTGCCACTGAAAACAAGTTGTTTATCCATAACGCCGAATTTACAACTCTGGACAGTGATGAATATCCAAAATTAAATATATTGGGTGGTGATTCACTTTTAGATATTGAGGCGAATACATTGGTAGAAGCTTTTGATAAGGTATTATTTTCAGCTTCTATGACTCCTGAAAATTTAGCTATTAATACCATTAGGATGAAATTAGAGGACAATAAAATTTATTTGATCACTACAGATTCATACAGACTTACCCACTATGTTCTAGAGAGTGAGACTAAACTGAACAAAGAGATATCTATCCCCTTAGAGGGAGCTACTATTCTAAGCAAACTTTTCAGAGGGAGCAAGGAAACCTTAAATTTCTTTATTGACGGAAGTCAGTTGAGAGTGAAATCTGAAAAATTAGTTTTTTCCATCAGATTGGTAGACCTGGCATTCCCCGATTACAATGCTATTTTAGGCAGTATGAACTCTAGTAAGACAATTGAGATGAATTTAAAAGAATTAAAATCAGCACTAAAAAAAGTTCTTACTATTGCCAAAAGAAATCAAGAGACAAAAAATGGTGCATATTTTGATTTTAATGGGAATAAACTGAAAATATCGGTATCTTCTGGAAGTGCTAAAACTACGCAAAAGCTAGATACAATCAAAGAAGGCGATAACTTCAAAGCTTCCTTAAATGTAAAGTTTATAGAAGATTTTTTAAATAATATAGAAAAAAATATAATTATCAAGGCTACCAATGCCAGTTCGATGTTTATCCTAAAAGAGATGGATAATGACAACTATACTTATATTTTAATGCCGTTAGCCCTTAGAGATTAG
- a CDS encoding carbonic anhydrase: MEKLLKGHQKFKEIKFKKNKDLYLKLVKDGQHPGTLFIGCSDSRVIPGLITGSKPGELFTIQNVGNFVAPYKPDEDYHSTASAIEYAVSVLKVDDIIVCGHSHCGAIKSLYKDLDKEVDLVHTNKWLELGNEAKKVAQLVGGSEEEKLINTEKLSAMFQLENLLTYPAVKRRVDEGSLHLHVWYYKIETGEIEYYDDIKGSFIPMDN, from the coding sequence ATGGAAAAATTATTAAAGGGACATCAAAAATTTAAAGAGATAAAATTCAAAAAAAATAAAGATTTATATTTAAAATTAGTAAAAGATGGGCAGCATCCAGGAACATTGTTTATAGGGTGCAGCGATTCCAGAGTAATTCCGGGCTTGATTACAGGATCTAAACCTGGTGAGCTTTTTACCATTCAAAATGTAGGAAACTTCGTAGCTCCTTATAAACCTGATGAAGATTATCACTCAACAGCTTCAGCAATAGAATATGCAGTGTCAGTCTTAAAGGTAGACGACATAATAGTTTGCGGACATTCCCATTGCGGAGCTATCAAATCCCTCTATAAGGATTTAGATAAAGAGGTAGATTTAGTTCATACAAATAAATGGCTGGAATTAGGTAATGAAGCCAAAAAAGTAGCACAATTAGTAGGAGGATCAGAGGAAGAAAAACTTATTAATACAGAAAAACTCTCTGCTATGTTTCAGCTGGAGAACTTATTGACATACCCGGCAGTAAAAAGAAGAGTCGACGAGGGTTCATTACACCTTCATGTATGGTATTACAAGATAGAAACAGGTGAGATAGAGTATTATGACGATATCAAAGGATCATTCATTCCTATGGACAATTAA
- a CDS encoding aminoacyl-histidine dipeptidase, with protein MNVLSGLKPEKVFNFFEEISAIPRGSKHEEQISEYLANFGKSRGLETIQDEALNVIIKKDATPGYEEVPAIIIQGHMDMVWEKNLDTEFDFEKEGLNLLIDGDFIKAKGTTLGADNGIAVAFALAVLDSKDIPHPKLEVLVTSDEETGMSGAIALDGNLLDGKYLFNIDTEEEGEIYVSCSGGNRTTLTIPVTYTDAALDSFFNISVRGLFGGHSGMEIQLQRGNSNKIMARILKAVSDKLTINLIEINGGSKTNAIPREGDALISVAKKDIETLNEILADVAKDIVEELRVSDAGVKISITEVKGLESSKVMDLETTNRVINTLFLYPNGVQRMSLDIEGLVETSLNLGVLTTEDAGVVLQSAIRSSVDAAKALLTKEVETLAVVTGAKFEQGATYPAWKFNPNSKLQDMALEVHEKSTGKKAGIKAIHAGLECGLLGEKLPDCDMISFGPNMFDVHTPEEKLSISSVENVWKYFLDLLKSSKDYL; from the coding sequence ATGAACGTTTTATCTGGTTTAAAACCTGAAAAGGTATTCAATTTTTTCGAGGAGATCAGTGCTATTCCTAGAGGGTCAAAGCATGAAGAACAAATAAGTGAATATTTAGCAAATTTTGGAAAATCCAGAGGATTAGAGACTATCCAGGATGAGGCTCTTAATGTAATTATAAAAAAAGATGCTACTCCGGGATATGAGGAGGTACCGGCTATAATTATCCAGGGACATATGGATATGGTCTGGGAAAAGAATCTAGATACTGAATTTGATTTTGAAAAGGAAGGGTTGAACCTTTTAATCGATGGAGATTTTATAAAAGCTAAGGGAACTACCTTAGGTGCCGACAATGGTATAGCTGTTGCTTTTGCACTGGCTGTATTAGATTCAAAGGATATTCCCCATCCAAAATTAGAAGTATTAGTTACTTCTGATGAGGAAACAGGGATGTCTGGAGCTATTGCTTTAGACGGGAATTTATTGGATGGTAAATATTTATTTAATATAGACACAGAGGAAGAGGGAGAGATCTATGTAAGCTGTTCAGGTGGTAATAGAACGACTCTTACAATTCCTGTGACATATACTGATGCTGCATTGGATTCATTCTTTAATATAAGTGTTAGAGGGTTATTTGGTGGTCATTCAGGGATGGAGATTCAATTACAGAGAGGGAACTCAAATAAGATCATGGCCAGAATATTAAAGGCTGTATCTGATAAATTGACTATCAACCTAATAGAGATAAATGGCGGATCAAAAACTAATGCTATTCCTCGTGAGGGAGATGCATTGATCTCTGTAGCAAAGAAAGATATAGAAACTTTAAATGAAATTTTAGCTGATGTAGCTAAAGATATAGTTGAGGAGTTAAGAGTTTCAGATGCAGGAGTTAAGATTAGTATAACAGAGGTAAAAGGGTTAGAAAGTTCTAAGGTCATGGATCTGGAGACAACTAACAGAGTTATCAACACTCTATTTTTATATCCCAACGGTGTTCAAAGAATGAGTTTGGATATAGAGGGATTGGTGGAGACTTCACTTAACTTAGGTGTCCTTACTACAGAAGATGCAGGTGTTGTGTTACAATCGGCTATTAGAAGTTCTGTAGACGCTGCTAAAGCTTTATTAACAAAGGAAGTTGAGACCCTTGCAGTGGTTACAGGAGCCAAATTTGAACAAGGAGCTACTTATCCTGCTTGGAAGTTTAATCCTAATTCAAAATTACAGGATATGGCACTGGAAGTTCATGAGAAATCAACTGGTAAAAAAGCCGGGATCAAAGCTATCCATGCAGGGTTAGAGTGTGGATTATTAGGTGAAAAATTACCTGATTGTGATATGATCTCATTTGGTCCGAATATGTTTGATGTTCATACTCCAGAAGAGAAACTATCTATATCTTCAGTTGAGAATGTATGGAAATATTTCTTAGATCTATTAAAATCGTCTAAAGATTATTTATAA
- a CDS encoding VOC family protein — MQFYIPNLQDGLEYYCNNLGLKIIWKSDSAIGLGMSEGITEIVIQNERKAQEIDIKVESVIDTIVEIKKAGGEVICGPFDIKIGKCAVVKDPWGNQYVILDATKGTFITDDERNIIGQNNTSIKKY, encoded by the coding sequence GTGCAATTTTATATTCCTAATTTACAGGATGGATTAGAATATTATTGCAATAACCTTGGATTGAAAATTATATGGAAATCTGATTCAGCAATAGGTCTTGGAATGAGCGAAGGAATAACGGAAATTGTAATCCAAAATGAGCGAAAGGCACAAGAGATTGATATTAAAGTAGAATCAGTAATAGATACAATTGTAGAAATAAAAAAAGCAGGTGGAGAAGTTATATGTGGACCTTTTGACATAAAAATAGGAAAATGTGCTGTTGTAAAAGATCCTTGGGGTAATCAATATGTAATATTAGATGCTACAAAAGGCACTTTTATTACTGATGATGAAAGAAATATTATTGGACAAAATAATACCTCAATTAAAAAATATTGA
- a CDS encoding LacI family transcriptional regulator produces the protein MGKLTIKDIAKKSGFSVSTVSNVINGKGKCSIETQKKIFNLMEEVGYKPNQAARTLVSKKSNLVGILFPVENDIFRKNNSYQKILNSITFELSKKSYDLVIGNNVKELDILEWSLKRDLEGIIIIGDIDTLKEKELKKLNIPVVFIDNYKNNLYGVNYINSDDTIGGFNATEILAKNSCKNIAFVGSEDIEVHSRRYLGYQSALMEYSLGEERLYLDQPTYEGGLALGEVISETDIDGLCIASDIMAFGMISSLLKNGKRIPEDIKIIGFDNIDSCQYTTPTLSSVDLNFSTKGIVAVQMIFDEIEGKTFLRNQSIDLNIVLRESAGDKN, from the coding sequence ATGGGAAAGTTAACAATTAAAGATATTGCTAAAAAATCCGGGTTCTCTGTATCTACTGTTTCTAATGTTATAAATGGAAAGGGGAAATGTAGTATAGAAACTCAAAAAAAGATATTTAATCTGATGGAAGAAGTAGGATATAAACCTAATCAGGCTGCAAGAACCTTAGTTAGTAAGAAATCTAATCTAGTTGGAATCTTATTTCCTGTTGAAAACGATATCTTTCGAAAAAACAATTCATACCAAAAAATTCTGAATTCAATAACCTTTGAACTTTCAAAAAAATCATATGATCTGGTAATTGGAAATAATGTGAAAGAGCTGGATATCTTAGAGTGGTCGTTAAAAAGAGATCTGGAGGGTATCATCATCATTGGGGATATAGATACTTTGAAAGAAAAAGAATTAAAAAAATTAAACATTCCCGTAGTTTTTATAGATAACTATAAGAACAATCTCTATGGTGTTAATTATATTAATAGCGATGATACTATTGGAGGATTTAATGCTACTGAGATCTTGGCTAAAAATAGTTGTAAAAATATAGCCTTTGTGGGGAGTGAAGATATAGAGGTTCATAGCAGGAGATACCTGGGATACCAAAGTGCTCTTATGGAGTATTCCCTGGGAGAGGAGAGGCTATACCTGGATCAGCCGACCTATGAAGGAGGCCTGGCATTGGGAGAAGTAATATCTGAAACCGATATAGATGGTTTATGTATAGCTTCTGACATAATGGCATTTGGGATGATCTCATCTCTATTAAAAAATGGTAAAAGAATACCAGAAGATATAAAAATTATAGGATTTGATAACATCGATTCATGCCAGTATACAACTCCTACTCTCTCTTCTGTAGATCTAAATTTCTCTACTAAGGGAATAGTAGCAGTACAGATGATCTTTGATGAGATAGAGGGGAAAACTTTTTTGAGGAATCAATCAATAGATTTAAATATAGTATTAAGGGAAAGTGCAGGAGATAAAAATTAA
- a CDS encoding zinc ribbon-containing protein, which translates to MYVTNEKPGVGTYMCMMCHLELIIETDNEELPRCPDCEGGIYKKVD; encoded by the coding sequence ATGTACGTAACAAATGAAAAACCAGGGGTAGGTACTTATATGTGCATGATGTGTCACTTGGAACTAATAATAGAGACTGACAACGAGGAATTGCCAAGATGTCCAGATTGTGAAGGTGGAATCTATAAAAAGGTGGATTAG
- a CDS encoding asparaginase, with amino-acid sequence MKKVLVINTGGTIGMVHIEKGNPLSPLKPAEDWNEIAANYPLLNNFDTGYIQVKELIDSSDMNPKIWIEIAQIIEKNYDIYCGFVVLHGTDTMAFTASALSFMLNNLSKPVVLTGSQVPLENPRSDALQNLVTAIQIAGSELYNITLVPEVSIFFRDHLLRGNRSRKLDASNYYGFSTPNYPNLGVAGSDIKIDKSKIRKPSEKEFFVDYSMDTNVLVFDIFPGFNPEILKKIFKTNDIKGLILKTYGNGNAPTSDAFVSVIKEIIDSGVTVVNISQCPTGMVKMGLYDASTRLLDAGVVSGMDLTPEAAIAKLMHLLGKGMDSKSIGEAIQLDICGEQSLDLLTYRLDDANEGVTSKSFEIVLPGEVDPSKIKRTRFRVRNISSSDPIDLSVTIKGETELPLINSIKTLTRDGETADFLISFDHSTAQILEEGTKIYFNIESQRKISWDRVVFEIFIDKY; translated from the coding sequence ATGAAAAAAGTACTAGTAATTAATACAGGTGGAACCATTGGAATGGTTCATATTGAGAAAGGAAATCCATTGAGCCCGTTAAAACCCGCAGAAGATTGGAATGAGATTGCGGCAAATTATCCACTTTTAAATAATTTTGATACTGGATATATTCAGGTAAAAGAACTTATCGATTCTTCAGACATGAATCCAAAAATTTGGATTGAGATAGCCCAGATAATAGAAAAAAATTATGACATATATTGTGGATTTGTTGTTTTACATGGGACAGACACAATGGCTTTTACAGCTTCTGCCCTCTCATTTATGCTGAATAACTTGAGTAAACCTGTAGTCTTAACCGGATCTCAGGTACCTCTTGAAAATCCCAGAAGTGATGCACTTCAAAACCTGGTAACGGCTATCCAGATAGCAGGATCAGAGTTATACAACATCACTTTAGTTCCTGAAGTCTCTATCTTCTTTAGAGATCATCTCCTTAGAGGAAACAGATCCAGAAAGTTAGATGCAAGTAACTACTACGGTTTTTCAACACCTAACTACCCAAATTTAGGAGTAGCAGGATCAGATATAAAGATAGATAAATCAAAAATTAGAAAACCATCGGAAAAAGAGTTCTTTGTAGATTATTCAATGGATACAAATGTATTGGTCTTTGATATATTTCCGGGATTCAACCCTGAAATATTAAAGAAGATATTTAAAACCAATGATATCAAGGGACTTATCTTAAAAACCTATGGAAATGGAAACGCTCCTACAAGTGATGCTTTCGTTTCTGTTATCAAAGAAATCATAGATTCAGGTGTTACCGTTGTGAATATCAGCCAATGCCCTACTGGGATGGTTAAAATGGGGCTCTATGATGCCAGCACAAGACTTTTAGATGCAGGGGTAGTCAGTGGTATGGATCTTACTCCGGAAGCAGCTATTGCCAAACTTATGCACCTTTTAGGGAAGGGAATGGACAGTAAATCTATTGGAGAAGCTATCCAGCTTGATATCTGTGGAGAGCAGAGTCTAGACCTTCTTACTTACCGGCTGGATGATGCCAATGAAGGAGTTACTTCTAAATCATTTGAGATAGTTCTTCCAGGGGAGGTAGATCCCTCTAAGATAAAAAGAACCAGATTTAGAGTTAGAAATATAAGCTCTTCCGATCCCATAGATCTAAGTGTAACTATTAAGGGAGAAACTGAGTTACCTCTAATAAATTCCATAAAAACTTTAACCAGAGATGGGGAGACAGCTGATTTTTTAATTAGTTTCGATCATTCTACCGCTCAGATTTTAGAAGAAGGCACAAAAATTTATTTCAATATTGAATCCCAGAGAAAAATTTCTTGGGATAGGGTAGTCTTTGAAATTTTTATAGACAAGTATTAA
- a CDS encoding methylated-DNA--[protein]-cysteine S-methyltransferase: protein MKGRIYLEHDFLGIIEITEETDGISGIHFLDKKKNEEISSPEVIKCKKELEEYFEKKRTTFTINIDFKGGTEFQRACWKAMYKIPYGKTISYSEEAQSINNPKAVRAVGGANGKNPISIIVPUHRVIGKSGKLTGFASGIWRKEYLLKLEKGN from the coding sequence TTGAAAGGAAGAATCTATTTAGAACATGATTTTCTTGGTATCATTGAGATCACCGAGGAAACTGATGGAATAAGCGGTATTCATTTTTTAGATAAAAAAAAGAATGAGGAGATATCCAGCCCTGAAGTGATTAAGTGTAAAAAAGAATTAGAAGAATATTTTGAAAAGAAAAGGACTACATTTACCATAAATATTGATTTTAAAGGCGGTACAGAATTTCAAAGGGCATGCTGGAAAGCTATGTATAAGATCCCCTATGGAAAAACCATCTCTTATTCAGAAGAAGCTCAATCTATCAACAATCCTAAAGCTGTAAGGGCTGTAGGAGGTGCAAATGGAAAGAATCCAATTTCAATCATAGTTCCCTGACACAGAGTCATAGGTAAGTCGGGTAAACTTACAGGATTTGCATCTGGTATTTGGAGGAAAGAATATCTTCTTAAATTAGAGAAAGGAAATTAA
- a CDS encoding acetate uptake transporter — protein sequence MERSIKDTTANPAPLGLLGFGTTTLLLNLHNAGLFGLNDMILMMGLFYGGFAQIIAGIQENKKGNTFGATAFTSYGAFWWTLVGIWVLNKAEYLAANSLALGSYMFVWGLVTFIFFIGTLNGATIGKIVFGTLTILFILLGFHFVLESALFGTLAGYVGIICGSSAIYEAAGLILNEKYGKQILPL from the coding sequence ATGGAAAGATCAATTAAAGATACCACTGCCAATCCAGCACCTTTAGGGCTTTTAGGATTTGGAACAACAACTTTATTATTAAATTTACACAACGCAGGTTTATTTGGATTAAATGACATGATCTTAATGATGGGACTTTTTTACGGAGGATTTGCACAAATAATTGCAGGTATCCAGGAAAATAAAAAAGGGAACACGTTCGGAGCCACAGCATTTACTTCTTATGGGGCTTTCTGGTGGACATTAGTTGGAATTTGGGTATTAAACAAAGCTGAATATCTAGCTGCTAACAGTTTAGCTCTTGGTTCTTATATGTTTGTATGGGGTCTTGTTACATTTATCTTCTTCATCGGTACATTAAATGGAGCTACTATAGGAAAGATAGTTTTCGGTACATTAACTATTTTATTCATATTATTAGGATTCCACTTTGTACTTGAAAGTGCATTATTCGGTACATTAGCTGGATACGTAGGAATCATCTGTGGTTCTTCAGCAATTTATGAAGCAGCAGGATTAATTTTAAACGAAAAATACGGTAAACAAATATTACCACTATAA
- a CDS encoding acetate uptake transporter has product MERIVKDTTANPAPLGLLGFGATTLLLNLHNAGLFGLNDMIMMMGLFYGGFVQIIAGIQENKKGNTFGATAFTSYGAFWWTLVGVWVLNKSGYMAADHIALGSYMFVWGIVTLIFFIGTLNGPTIGKIVFGSVTLLFILLGLHFFFESALLGKIAGYVGIVAGLSAMYEAAALILNEKYGKVILPL; this is encoded by the coding sequence ATGGAAAGAATAGTTAAAGATACTACGGCTAATCCAGCACCTTTAGGGCTTCTGGGTTTTGGAGCTACAACTTTGTTATTAAATTTACACAACGCAGGTTTATTTGGACTAAATGATATGATCATGATGATGGGACTTTTTTATGGAGGATTTGTACAGATAATTGCAGGTATCCAGGAAAATAAAAAAGGTAACACATTCGGAGCCACAGCATTTACTTCTTACGGTGCTTTCTGGTGGACATTAGTCGGAGTCTGGGTATTAAACAAGAGCGGGTATATGGCAGCTGATCATATTGCTTTAGGCTCTTATATGTTTGTATGGGGGATAGTTACGCTGATCTTCTTTATAGGAACTTTAAACGGTCCAACTATCGGTAAAATAGTTTTTGGATCGGTAACTCTTTTATTCATACTATTAGGGCTGCACTTTTTCTTTGAAAGCGCATTGCTTGGAAAAATTGCAGGATATGTAGGAATCGTAGCAGGTTTATCTGCTATGTATGAAGCCGCTGCACTAATTTTAAATGAAAAATATGGGAAAGTAATACTACCCTTGTAA
- a CDS encoding NUDIX hydrolase, whose amino-acid sequence MKKEWHKHYGVYGVAYENSKILLINKVKGPYINRFDLPGGGLNEDESIIQHLQREFIEETGYEIEVLESLGIQDFKIKEAYLNYKFIHHIAIFYSVKLKEKVKDISSEINVYGNNEINDSDGISWKNLNELSIENSSPLVMKVLSELKKKFKNKGFPSDLIKYNDWKRKEVQ is encoded by the coding sequence ATGAAAAAAGAATGGCATAAACATTACGGTGTTTACGGTGTAGCTTATGAAAATTCTAAAATTTTACTAATAAATAAAGTAAAAGGGCCGTATATTAATAGATTTGATCTGCCAGGAGGAGGTTTAAACGAAGATGAATCTATTATTCAACACCTTCAAAGAGAGTTTATAGAAGAAACAGGTTATGAAATAGAAGTTCTGGAATCTTTAGGAATACAAGACTTCAAAATCAAAGAAGCATATTTAAACTATAAATTTATTCATCATATAGCTATATTTTATTCAGTGAAATTAAAAGAAAAAGTTAAAGATATCTCCAGTGAAATCAATGTCTATGGAAACAACGAAATTAATGATTCTGACGGGATATCCTGGAAAAATCTAAATGAACTATCTATTGAAAATTCATCTCCACTTGTAATGAAAGTATTATCAGAACTGAAAAAAAAATTTAAAAACAAAGGTTTTCCCAGTGATTTAATAAAATATAATGACTGGAAAAGAAAAGAAGTTCAATAA
- a CDS encoding molybdopterin-dependent oxidoreductase, whose amino-acid sequence MLAARKNNVKIVTVDPRINESSKFADIHISPNPSTDGALAMAVTKYIIHNKGYEKEYLKKHVVGFEEYFKYLNGLTMEYLVKETGVFSAVSILIKHFLKT is encoded by the coding sequence ATCCTCGCTGCCAGAAAAAATAACGTAAAGATAGTAACAGTGGACCCTAGAATAAACGAATCCAGTAAGTTTGCAGATATTCATATCTCCCCTAATCCTTCAACAGATGGTGCTCTGGCCATGGCAGTAACAAAGTATATTATCCACAACAAGGGATATGAAAAAGAATATTTAAAAAAACATGTAGTGGGATTTGAAGAATATTTTAAATATCTAAATGGTCTTACTATGGAATACCTTGTTAAGGAAACGGGAGTATTCAGTGCAGTGTCTATCCTGATAAAACACTTCCTGAAGACTTAG
- a CDS encoding molybdopterin-dependent oxidoreductase: MKLEKFSSSCPLDCYDMCKFDVYKSEGKVVKILGSKENSFTKGIICPKGIKHMERLYSKDRIKKPLMKIDDTWKEISFEKAVDIVSERLACYKENHGSSSVLHYFQSGTTGFLKKIEDVFFNFYGGITTSKGSTCWGAGNQAQEYDFGGKRSSNINDILNSKIVILWGKPI; this comes from the coding sequence ATGAAATTAGAGAAATTTAGCAGCAGTTGCCCTTTGGATTGCTATGATATGTGTAAGTTTGATGTCTATAAAAGTGAGGGAAAGGTTGTAAAAATCCTTGGAAGCAAGGAAAATTCATTTACAAAAGGTATAATTTGTCCTAAAGGGATAAAGCATATGGAAAGACTATACAGCAAGGACAGGATAAAAAAACCTCTAATGAAGATAGATGATACCTGGAAGGAGATCTCCTTTGAAAAAGCTGTTGATATTGTAAGTGAGAGGCTAGCCTGTTACAAGGAAAACCATGGAAGTTCTTCAGTTCTCCATTATTTTCAGTCTGGAACGACAGGCTTTCTTAAAAAAATTGAAGATGTTTTCTTCAACTTTTATGGGGGTATAACCACTTCCAAAGGAAGTACATGCTGGGGAGCCGGCAATCAAGCTCAGGAGTATGATTTTGGAGGGAAGAGAAGCAGTAATATAAATGATATATTAAACTCTAAAATAGTAATACTATGGGGAAAACCCATTTAA
- the ugpC gene encoding sn-glycerol-3-phosphate ABC transporter ATP-binding protein UgpC — MAVVKLKKVEKTYPNGFKAVHGIDLDIKDGEFMVFVGPSGCAKSTTLRMIAGLEDITGGEVIIGDQVVNELPPKDRGIAMVFQNYALYPHMTCYENMAFGLKLQKLPKAEIDERVRDAATKLEITDLLDRKPKEMSGGQRQRVAVGRAIVRKPEVFLFDEPLSNLDAKLRVSMRVRITQLHQELKDAGQPATMVYVTHDQVEAMTMGDRICVLEYGVIKQVDTPINLYSRPKNKFVAGFIGSPSMNIIPSELMMDGGKVAVKVGETILHLPEEKAEKVKDSVGKKVWFGIRPEHIGSHETHPEKDEYITGKISIVEQMGNEEFIYFTIDGIQYSARLTSENVKETGNGKNYNFWFDMEKCHIFDYETDENISLV; from the coding sequence ATGGCAGTAGTAAAATTAAAAAAAGTAGAAAAAACATATCCAAATGGATTTAAAGCAGTTCATGGAATAGATTTAGATATTAAAGATGGAGAATTTATGGTATTTGTCGGTCCGTCTGGTTGTGCAAAATCTACAACTCTTAGAATGATTGCTGGTTTAGAAGATATTACAGGTGGAGAGGTAATCATAGGAGATCAAGTTGTAAATGAACTGCCTCCTAAGGATAGAGGAATTGCCATGGTATTCCAAAACTATGCACTTTATCCCCATATGACTTGCTATGAAAATATGGCATTTGGTCTAAAATTACAAAAATTACCTAAAGCTGAGATAGATGAAAGAGTAAGGGATGCAGCTACAAAATTAGAGATAACTGACCTATTGGATAGAAAACCCAAAGAGATGTCTGGGGGACAGAGACAGAGGGTAGCAGTAGGAAGAGCCATCGTCAGAAAACCTGAAGTTTTCCTATTTGACGAACCATTATCAAACCTGGATGCAAAATTAAGGGTATCTATGAGGGTTAGAATTACTCAATTACACCAGGAATTAAAAGATGCCGGACAGCCTGCTACTATGGTATATGTTACCCATGATCAGGTAGAAGCTATGACAATGGGAGACAGAATCTGTGTATTAGAATATGGTGTAATCAAACAAGTGGATACTCCTATCAACTTATACAGCAGGCCAAAGAATAAATTTGTTGCAGGATTTATCGGATCACCATCTATGAATATCATTCCATCTGAATTAATGATGGATGGAGGTAAGGTTGCTGTTAAAGTAGGGGAAACAATCTTGCACCTCCCTGAGGAGAAGGCAGAAAAAGTAAAAGATTCTGTAGGGAAGAAGGTATGGTTTGGAATCAGACCGGAGCATATTGGATCTCATGAAACTCATCCAGAGAAGGATGAATATATAACTGGGAAGATCTCTATCGTAGAGCAAATGGGAAATGAGGAGTTTATCTACTTTACAATAGATGGAATTCAATATTCTGCTAGATTAACCTCTGAAAACGTGAAAGAAACAGGAAACGGAAAAAATTATAATTTCTGGTTTGATATGGAGAAGTGTCATATCTTTGACTATGAAACAGATGAAAATATATCTCTAGTATAA
- a CDS encoding zinc ribbon-containing protein — protein sequence MYATGEKPGEGTYICTMCSLEIIIDSDSEELPRCPDCNATFYNEII from the coding sequence GTGTACGCAACAGGTGAAAAACCAGGTGAAGGAACTTATATTTGTACTATGTGCAGTCTAGAGATAATAATAGATAGCGATAGTGAGGAGTTACCGAGATGTCCAGACTGTAATGCTACTTTCTACAATGAGATAATTTAA